The Flavobacterium sp. K5-23 genome segment TTTGCATTTCAAGTTTATTATTTTTCCAAAGATCATCCGCATCCAAAAAAGAAATATACTTCCCATTGCATTTAGAAAGAGCCGTATTCCTGGCGATACCAGTACCTGAATTTATAGCAAGTTGACAATACTGAATCCTTTTATCCAGCAGTGCCATTTGAGTAACTATAGCCATCGTATTGTCCTGAGAACAGTCGTCAACTAGAATTATTTCCCAGTTTTCATACGTTTGCTCTTGGACAGACCGTAACGTCTCTTCAATAAACACTTCGGAATTATACGTTGGGATTATAACAGATACTAATGGTTTTTCCATATTAATAAGCCTTTGATTCTCCTTTGAAAATATTGACAACCGTTTGAAAAATAATTTTTAAATCCAGGATTAAAGACCAGTTTTCGATATAAAAAACATCCAGTTTTATTCTATTGATCATATCCCTGTCATTTTCTATTTCACCCCTAAAACCACTTACTTGTGCCAGCCCGGTAATTCCAGGCTTAACACTATGCCTTACCATGTATTTTTTTATTTTGTTTCCGTAGGCTTTATTTTGAGACCATAAATGCGGACGAGGTCCCACAATAGACATCTCACCTAATAAAACATTGATAAATTGCGGCATTTCGTCCATACTGGTTTTTCTCATAAACCGTCCTATTTTAGTCACCCGTGGGTCGTTTTTGGAAGCCTCCGTTTCTGTCGATTTGTTGATTCTCATGGAGCGGAATTTATAACAATGAAATTCGTTTTCATCAATTCCTGGCCGACCTTGTTTAAAAAAAACAGGACCTCTAGATTCCAGTTTTATTAAAAGTGCTAAAAGCGGTGCAAGCCAAGACAACAAACCAATAATTACTATTAAAGAAAAAATGATGTCAAACGTTCTTTTAAAAATTCTTGTCTCAGGTTCATTTAACAACGTTTTTTTAAGAGATAGAACTGGGAAAAAATCGTAATAATCAATCTTTAATTTTTTTGAAAAAATGTCTTTAGTGTCAGGAATAAATTTTATGGTTTTATTATTCTCATCGGCAAAATCTATCAAATCTTTCAGTTTTCCATTTGGGATTTCATTCAGGGAGCAATATATTTCATGCACTTCATTTTCTAAAACGAATGACTTCAAATCTTCAATATTTCCTTTAATTTCAGGATTAGTTTTCTTTTCTGAAAAATATCCCAAAAACTGATAACCATAATCTTCCCTAATTTCAAAAAGTTCTTTTAACCGAATTGCTTCTGCTGTATATCCTATAATTACGGTGTTTCTATAATTGTTTCCCGTTGAAATCCTGTATTTTTTCAAATAATAAAACAAGCAAAATTTCGAAAAGGAAATTAGAAAAAAACTTGAAATTACAAATACAGTGATAGTCTTTCCGCTAAAAACCACATCAGTCGAAAATGGAAAAAAAGCAATGATTACCAAAAGAAACAAAATTCCTTGTTTCACTATTTTAGAAATGATTTCTACCGTGGTTGTAAAACGATATATACCGTAAAATTTAATAAAAAAAGCAATCGTAAGCCAAGCCGTTGTTTGATATAAAATATAATAAACAAAATTTAGATTTAGCCCCTTAAACAGCAAAATACTAAACACAGAAATGACCATTAGGTCAATAAAGATGCTAATGGGCCTGATGTATTTTGAATATCTTCCTATGCTGTGATTCACTAATTTATAAACTTAGAAAAGTCTTTATGCTCTTCTTTTAGAAGCTCTTCGCTTGATAATGATTTAAAATAGTCATAGGTGATTTTCATCCCCTCAGCACGATTTACTTTTGCTTCCCAACCCAATAATTCTTTTGCCTTTGTAGTATCTGGCTGTCTTTGTAAAGGGTCGTTAACAGGCAATGGGAAATAAACAACTTTTTGTTTAGTTCCTGTTAATTTAATAATCTCTTCGGCAAAGTCTTTTATCGTAATTTCATCGGGATTACCAATGTTTACTGGATAAACATAATCAGAATGCAGTAATCTATAAATACCCTCAACCTGATCATCAACATAACAAAAAGAACGGGTTTGCATCCCATCACCAAAAATTGTTAGGTCTTCACCACGTAGCGCCTGACCTATAAACGCAGGAATAACCCTTCCGTCGTTAAGTCGCATTCTTGGTCCATAAGTATTAAAAATTCGTACTATTCTAGTTTCAACACCATGAAAAGTATGGTATGCCATTGTAATCGATTCCTGAAAACGTTTGGCTTCATCGTAAACTCCTCTTGGCCCTATGGTATTTACATTACCATAGTACTCTTCCGTTTGTGGATGAACTAATGGATCTCCATATACTTCTGAAGTGGAAGCGATAAGAATTCTGGCATTTTTCACTCTAGCTAATCCTAAAAGATTATGAGTTCCCAGAGAACCTACTTTTAATGTTTGTATCGGGATTTTTAAATAATCAATTGGACTTGCGGGTGATGCAAAATGTAAAATGTAATCCAGCTGACCTGGAACATGGACGAATTTTGTAATATCATGATGGTAAAACTCAAAATTTTCAAGTTTAAACAAATGTTCTATATTTTTTAAATCTCCAGTAATGAGATTATCCATTCCAATTACAAAATAACCTTCTTTAATAAAACGATCACATAAATGTGACCCTAAAAACCCCGCAGCACCTGTGATAAGTATCCTTTTCATAACTAATTTTTACTGATGCAAGGTATAAAAAAAACATTTAACAATATAGCACCTGACAAAACCGGTTCATTAAAAGAAAAAAATAGAATCGTATTAATTCAAAATATTCCTTTTCCTATTGAAAGCATTCCTACATCAATTTTATCTATTTTTGTGTATCTAAAAAACATCCATTTTGAAAGTTGTTCATGTTGTAGAAGCACTTGCTGGTGGAGTTACCACCTATTGCAAAGATTTATCGTTTTTTTTTGGAAATCCTGAAAAAAATGAAGGCATTAACACCACTATTATTTATAGTGCAAATCGTATGGAGGTCGATCCTGTCAACATTGCAAAGGAATTTTCAAAAGGAATTTCGCTTATTGAATTGAATATGGTTCGGGAATTTTCTCCGCTTCAGGATATAAAATCAGTCCTGAAGTTAATAAAAGAACTTAAAAAAATCAAACCTGATGTTATCCACCTACATTCTTCAAAAGCAGGAGTTTTAGGCCGAGTTGCAAGTTTCTTTCTATTCAAAAAAGTTAAACTATTTTACAGCCCTCATGGCTATTCTTTCCTTAGAACTGATATATCTAAAACCAGTAAAAAAGTCTATTGGATGATTGAAAAAAGTTTTCAAAAAATATTTGGAGGTAAAACCGTTGCTTGTGGTGATACCGAATATGAAATTGCAAAGAAAATAGGGGATTCTTCTCTAGTGAGAAACGGTATCAATATAGAAGAGGTAACTAAAAATTGTACCGAGAATAAGAACGACATTTTAACGGTGGGAATTGTAGGCAGGATTACATATGCCAGAAACCCTAAATTGTTTAATGAAATAGCTTTAAAACACCCTAATCTCAATTTTGTATGGATAGGTGATGGGGAATTAAACCACCTAATAACTGCCCCGAATATTAGAATCACGGGCTGGTTTTTACAACGAGAAAATGCTTTAAAGGAATTGGATAAAATTGATATTTATCTTCAAACTTCGCTTTGGGAGGGACTGCCAATAGCTTTATTAGAAGCTATGGCAATGAAAAAGCCAGTTTTGGCCACAAATGTAATTGGAAATAAAGATGTTGTAATTCCAAATGAAACAGGATTCCTGTTTGATGATATAAATGAGCTAGATAGTTATTTCGAAATTTTAAAAGAGGAAAAAACAAGGGTGCGTTTTGGTGAAAAAGGACTAATAAGATGTGAAGAATTATTTGACCAAAATAAAAATTTTAAAGAACTGATTTCTCTTTACAAACAATAGCTTTCTCTTGCAACCAATAACTCCCAAAGATTGAAAACCACAATCCGCTGAAAGCAATTCCGTCAAAACGAAGCAGAAAATCGTCCGTGAGATTTGAAGTAAAAAAAAGGAAAAAGAACGAAAAGATAATTCCGTTTTTTAAATCAAAACCTAAGTAACCAATTGTGAAAATGTATAAACTCACAACTACAGGTCCTAAAACGCCAAACTTCAATAAAAAATCAAGAAACTGATTGTGAGTAGGAAATTCATATTTGGCCAGAAAATGTTGGTTCGTTTCTTTATAATATTTAAATAATTCCGGCTTACCATCTGAAGCTCCCACTCCAAAAGGAAGGTGTTTTATGGACAATTCCCAAGCTGATTTCCAAATTGATAAACGAGTTACAAAGGAATTGAAAACTTTATTTTCTGGATTTTCAATTTCATCAAGTTTCCCCACTTTATCCATATAAGCAAATGTAATTGAAGAATATTTTTCTTTCATATAAGTATTTTTTTGAACAAATAAATAAACTATCCCTCCTAATAAAAGTGTTGT includes the following:
- a CDS encoding undecaprenyl-phosphate glucose phosphotransferase is translated as MVISVFSILLFKGLNLNFVYYILYQTTAWLTIAFFIKFYGIYRFTTTVEIISKIVKQGILFLLVIIAFFPFSTDVVFSGKTITVFVISSFFLISFSKFCLFYYLKKYRISTGNNYRNTVIIGYTAEAIRLKELFEIREDYGYQFLGYFSEKKTNPEIKGNIEDLKSFVLENEVHEIYCSLNEIPNGKLKDLIDFADENNKTIKFIPDTKDIFSKKLKIDYYDFFPVLSLKKTLLNEPETRIFKRTFDIIFSLIVIIGLLSWLAPLLALLIKLESRGPVFFKQGRPGIDENEFHCYKFRSMRINKSTETEASKNDPRVTKIGRFMRKTSMDEMPQFINVLLGEMSIVGPRPHLWSQNKAYGNKIKKYMVRHSVKPGITGLAQVSGFRGEIENDRDMINRIKLDVFYIENWSLILDLKIIFQTVVNIFKGESKAY
- a CDS encoding UDP-glucuronic acid decarboxylase family protein: MKRILITGAAGFLGSHLCDRFIKEGYFVIGMDNLITGDLKNIEHLFKLENFEFYHHDITKFVHVPGQLDYILHFASPASPIDYLKIPIQTLKVGSLGTHNLLGLARVKNARILIASTSEVYGDPLVHPQTEEYYGNVNTIGPRGVYDEAKRFQESITMAYHTFHGVETRIVRIFNTYGPRMRLNDGRVIPAFIGQALRGEDLTIFGDGMQTRSFCYVDDQVEGIYRLLHSDYVYPVNIGNPDEITIKDFAEEIIKLTGTKQKVVYFPLPVNDPLQRQPDTTKAKELLGWEAKVNRAEGMKITYDYFKSLSSEELLKEEHKDFSKFIN
- a CDS encoding glycosyltransferase, which encodes MKVVHVVEALAGGVTTYCKDLSFFFGNPEKNEGINTTIIYSANRMEVDPVNIAKEFSKGISLIELNMVREFSPLQDIKSVLKLIKELKKIKPDVIHLHSSKAGVLGRVASFFLFKKVKLFYSPHGYSFLRTDISKTSKKVYWMIEKSFQKIFGGKTVACGDTEYEIAKKIGDSSLVRNGINIEEVTKNCTENKNDILTVGIVGRITYARNPKLFNEIALKHPNLNFVWIGDGELNHLITAPNIRITGWFLQRENALKELDKIDIYLQTSLWEGLPIALLEAMAMKKPVLATNVIGNKDVVIPNETGFLFDDINELDSYFEILKEEKTRVRFGEKGLIRCEELFDQNKNFKELISLYKQ